Proteins encoded by one window of Clostridia bacterium:
- a CDS encoding helix-turn-helix transcriptional regulator: MRLALRQARLRASLTQAELACRAGLSRAAYTNIEKGYRYPSLAAALRIACVLNEPVEELFADEPIDDRPAKAASGASGPA; this comes from the coding sequence ATGCGGCTTGCCTTGCGCCAAGCACGATTGCGGGCCAGTTTGACCCAGGCCGAGCTCGCCTGCCGGGCAGGGCTCAGCCGTGCCGCGTATACCAACATCGAAAAAGGGTACAGGTACCCCTCGCTGGCCGCGGCGCTCCGCATCGCCTGCGTCCTGAACGAGCCCGTTGAAGAGCTTTTCGCGGACGAGCCCATCGATGACCGGCCCGCGAAAGCAGCCTCAGGGGCGTCGGGTCCGGCGTGA
- a CDS encoding helix-turn-helix transcriptional regulator, whose translation MNRFGETLKRLREQMHLRQNDLAEMAGVERSTVANWERGAKQPSLDTLVRLSEIFGVSLDELVGITRVTAPLPPACYRSLTSDPLVKLLAKRTGVPAKAIAAFIAAFHILGSNYGKRQRSKNC comes from the coding sequence ATGAATCGGTTCGGGGAAACGTTAAAGAGGTTGCGGGAACAGATGCACCTTCGACAGAACGACCTGGCGGAGATGGCCGGGGTGGAGCGCTCAACCGTTGCCAACTGGGAACGCGGAGCGAAGCAACCGAGCCTGGACACCTTGGTGAGGCTGAGCGAAATTTTCGGCGTCTCGCTGGACGAACTTGTAGGTATCACAAGGGTGACCGCCCCCCTGCCCCCGGCCTGCTACCGTTCCCTGACTTCGGATCCCCTGGTAAAGCTCCTGGCCAAGCGGACTGGCGTTCCCGCCAAAGCCATCGCCGCTTTCATTGCAGCCTTCCATATCCTGGGCAGCAATTACGGGAAGCGCCAACGATCCAAGAATTGCTAA